One segment of Campylobacter hominis ATCC BAA-381 DNA contains the following:
- the panB gene encoding 3-methyl-2-oxobutanoate hydroxymethyltransferase: MKTITPNAIIAKKNMEKIVMITAYDALFAKLFDEYVDIILVGDSLNMSFNGQKDTINIGMREMIYHTRAVKNGAKHAMVILDMPFGAVSDKKTALKNSIKAYKKSGCDAIKIEGGADKADLIFHLTKNAIAVCGHIGLKPQMVRFEGGYKVKGRGGEAEISALITDAKALEKAGVFAIVVEGTLSSVAEKIAKSVQVPVIGIGSGVNVDGQVLVWSDMLGFFEEFHPKFAKTYLDGASIVKKAVQNYADEVRNSIFPSKEFEYKE, encoded by the coding sequence ATGAAAACAATAACACCCAATGCAATTATTGCTAAAAAAAATATGGAAAAAATAGTTATGATAACAGCTTATGATGCGTTGTTTGCGAAACTTTTTGATGAATATGTGGATATTATTTTAGTAGGTGACAGTTTAAATATGAGTTTTAACGGTCAAAAAGATACTATAAATATCGGTATGCGTGAGATGATTTATCATACAAGAGCCGTTAAAAATGGTGCAAAACATGCTATGGTTATTTTAGATATGCCTTTTGGCGCCGTTTCGGATAAAAAAACTGCATTGAAAAATTCTATAAAAGCATATAAAAAAAGCGGTTGCGATGCTATAAAAATAGAAGGCGGAGCAGATAAAGCGGATTTGATTTTTCATTTAACAAAAAATGCTATCGCAGTTTGCGGACATATCGGTTTAAAACCGCAAATGGTAAGATTTGAAGGCGGATATAAAGTAAAAGGTCGTGGCGGTGAGGCTGAAATTTCGGCTTTAATTACGGATGCAAAAGCACTTGAAAAAGCGGGAGTTTTTGCTATTGTTGTTGAAGGCACTTTAAGCAGTGTTGCCGAAAAAATTGCTAAATCTGTGCAAGTGCCGGTAATAGGCATAGGAAGCGGTGTAAATGTCGATGGGCAAGTGCTTGTATGGTCCGATATGCTTGGATTTTTCGAAGAATTTCATCCAAAATTCGCCAAAACTTATTTAGATGGCGCCTCTATTGTAAAAAAAGCAGTTCAAAACTATGCTGATGAAGTACGAAACAGCATTTTTCCAAGCAAGGAATTTGAATATAAAGAGTAA
- a CDS encoding tetratricopeptide repeat protein: MKKIFIILAICVLKLCAFTDNTSKNFTDFLTQKDSYVHSDEKKYNDGFVKYSEKKYDEAVKIWGDLCDDKDMRSCVNIGFLYDNGLGVKADKNKAKKFYEKACFGEDWLGCKNLAITYFKNQNFSKAAEIFAKGCELKDGFSCANLGYQYENGDGVAKDELKAIEFYKKGCIYEDGFACLNFGVSEANRNNFNEAQKLFKKACELGNKNACDYYKQITDDEFKKAHK, encoded by the coding sequence ATGAAAAAAATTTTTATAATTTTAGCAATATGCGTGCTGAAATTATGTGCTTTTACAGATAATACTTCTAAAAATTTTACAGATTTTCTTACACAAAAAGATTCTTATGTACATAGCGACGAAAAAAAGTATAATGACGGTTTTGTTAAATATAGCGAAAAAAAATATGATGAAGCTGTTAAAATTTGGGGCGATCTTTGCGATGATAAAGATATGAGAAGTTGTGTAAATATAGGTTTTTTATATGATAATGGACTTGGTGTCAAAGCCGATAAAAACAAAGCAAAAAAATTCTATGAAAAGGCTTGTTTCGGTGAAGATTGGCTAGGTTGTAAAAATTTAGCCATCACTTATTTTAAAAATCAAAATTTTAGTAAAGCAGCTGAAATTTTTGCTAAAGGTTGCGAGCTGAAAGACGGTTTTTCGTGTGCAAATCTTGGGTATCAATATGAAAACGGCGATGGAGTCGCCAAAGATGAATTAAAAGCGATTGAATTTTATAAAAAAGGCTGTATTTATGAAGATGGTTTCGCGTGTCTGAATTTTGGTGTCAGTGAGGCGAATAGAAATAATTTCAATGAAGCGCAAAAACTTTTTAAAAAAGCTTGCGAGCTTGGTAATAAAAATGCTTGCGATTACTATAAACAAATAACAGACGATGAATTTAAGAAAGCGCATAAATAG
- the ruvB gene encoding Holliday junction branch migration DNA helicase RuvB translates to MDRIVEIEKADFEEEIETSLRPTSFDDYIGQSKIKENLKVFIAAAKKRAECLDHVLFYGPPGLGKTTLAHIIANEMGVSIKITAAPMIEKSGDLAAILTNLEENDVLFIDEIHRLSSAIEEVLYSAMEDFRLDIIIGSGPAAQTIKIDIPKFTLIGATTRAGMISAPLRDRFGMQFRLNFYTSDELAKIVQIAAVKLNKECEKNAALQIAKRSRGTPRIALRLLKRIRDFAEVNNENIINENRAKSSLDALGVNDLGFDEMDLKYLEILGSTKNRALGLSTISAALSEDEGTIEDVIEPYLLANGYIERTAKGRIITAKSCEILGIKYKMTQKGLFDEDQ, encoded by the coding sequence ATGGATAGAATTGTAGAAATAGAAAAAGCCGATTTTGAAGAAGAAATAGAAACTTCGCTTCGTCCTACGAGTTTCGATGATTATATCGGTCAAAGTAAAATCAAAGAAAATTTAAAAGTTTTTATCGCCGCTGCAAAAAAGCGCGCAGAATGCCTTGATCATGTTCTTTTTTACGGTCCTCCAGGACTTGGAAAAACTACTCTTGCTCACATAATCGCAAATGAAATGGGAGTCAGTATAAAAATTACGGCCGCGCCAATGATAGAAAAAAGCGGTGATTTGGCTGCGATTTTAACAAATCTTGAAGAAAACGACGTTCTTTTTATCGATGAAATTCATCGTTTAAGTTCGGCTATAGAAGAGGTGCTTTATTCGGCTATGGAAGATTTCAGACTTGATATTATTATAGGTTCGGGTCCTGCGGCGCAAACGATTAAAATCGACATACCGAAATTTACATTAATCGGTGCAACAACGCGTGCCGGAATGATTTCTGCGCCTTTAAGAGATCGCTTCGGAATGCAATTCCGTTTAAATTTTTATACATCGGATGAACTTGCCAAAATAGTTCAGATCGCAGCTGTAAAACTTAATAAGGAGTGCGAAAAAAACGCAGCTTTACAGATTGCCAAAAGAAGTCGCGGCACACCTCGCATAGCTCTTAGATTATTAAAAAGAATAAGAGATTTCGCTGAAGTGAATAATGAAAATATCATAAATGAAAATCGCGCAAAATCAAGTCTTGACGCGCTTGGCGTGAATGATTTAGGTTTTGATGAGATGGATTTGAAATATTTGGAAATTTTAGGTTCTACTAAAAATCGTGCACTCGGTCTTTCTACGATTTCCGCAGCTTTAAGTGAAGATGAAGGCACGATTGAAGATGTAATAGAGCCATATTTACTTGCAAACGGTTATATAGAAAGAACTGCAAAAGGTCGTATAATAACTGCAAAAAGTTGCGAAATTTTAGGAATAAAATACAAAATGACACAAAAAGGACTATTTGATGAAGACCAGTAA
- a CDS encoding AI-2E family transporter: protein MKTSKIFLSGVILIMLGWVIYLFQSFLLAISIGVLIAVSTAGLNEKILKFTKNRQIVSAVLTTVILCVLFFVPFIYAIAEIAKSLANIDVALLDKTLSYIKNYEFSLPNFAKNFEPDIKSFIANLNFEGIIKQILSYASGIAKSSANFALQMFLIIIFYFFTNLYGRDILNFFKKSIPIAENELDYMFKQTSNTMSVVFYSTILNAVLQGFLFSIIAAIYGFDMIFFAILYAFCSLIPIIGGALCWAPLGLYELANGNFSAAVIISLYSIIVISTIADNFIKPVIIRFINSKLVDNPANINEILIFFAMLAGIGTFGFWGMILGPAILTLFVSVLNLYVDFSNKTEHRKTKH from the coding sequence ATGAAGACCAGTAAAATTTTTTTAAGCGGCGTGATTTTGATTATGCTCGGTTGGGTAATCTATCTTTTTCAAAGTTTTTTGCTGGCGATTTCAATCGGTGTACTTATAGCGGTTTCTACTGCCGGATTAAATGAAAAAATTTTAAAATTTACCAAAAATCGTCAAATCGTTTCGGCTGTGCTTACGACAGTTATTTTATGCGTATTATTTTTTGTGCCTTTTATTTATGCGATTGCGGAAATTGCAAAAAGTCTTGCAAATATAGATGTAGCTTTGCTTGACAAGACTTTAAGCTATATTAAAAATTATGAATTTTCATTACCGAATTTTGCTAAAAACTTTGAACCTGATATAAAAAGTTTCATTGCAAATTTGAATTTTGAAGGAATTATAAAACAAATTTTAAGCTATGCTTCAGGTATAGCAAAAAGCAGTGCGAATTTTGCTTTGCAGATGTTTTTGATAATTATTTTTTACTTTTTTACCAATCTTTATGGAAGAGACATTTTAAATTTTTTTAAAAAAAGTATTCCTATCGCCGAAAATGAACTTGACTATATGTTTAAGCAAACTTCAAATACAATGAGCGTTGTGTTTTATTCTACTATTTTAAACGCCGTTTTGCAAGGTTTTTTATTCTCAATCATTGCCGCAATTTACGGATTTGATATGATATTTTTTGCGATTTTATATGCGTTCTGTTCGCTTATACCTATTATCGGCGGTGCTTTGTGTTGGGCTCCGCTTGGACTTTATGAGCTTGCAAACGGCAATTTTAGTGCGGCTGTGATTATTTCACTTTACAGTATTATAGTTATTTCCACTATCGCGGATAATTTTATAAAGCCTGTAATTATTCGTTTTATAAATTCAAAACTTGTAGATAATCCGGCGAATATTAATGAAATTCTGATTTTTTTCGCGATGTTGGCAGGAATCGGCACTTTCGGTTTTTGGGGTATGATACTTGGACCTGCTATTTTAACTCTTTTTGTTTCGGTATTAAATTTGTATGTTGATTTTTCGAACAAAACGGAACATAGAAAAACGAAACACTAA